The following are encoded in a window of Fusarium verticillioides 7600 chromosome 6, whole genome shotgun sequence genomic DNA:
- a CDS encoding malate synthase, glyoxysomal: MASIDSVLQGVSVSGKVDDIHRKILTPEALAFLALLHRSFNERRKNLLERRKARQAELDRGVLPDFLPETKHIRENPTWKGAPPAPGLVDRRVEITGPTDRKMVVNALNANVYTYMADFEDSSAPTWDNMINGQVNLYDANRRQVDFKQGQKEYKLRTDRKLPTLIVRPRGWHLEEKHVTVDGEPISGSLFDFGLYFFHNAFETQRQGFGPYFYLPKMESHLEARLWNDAFNLAQDYIGMPRGTIRGTVLIETILAAFEMDEIIYELRDHSSGLNCGRWDYIFSVIKKFRNNPNFVLPDRSAVTMTVPFMESYVKLLIQTCHKRGVHAMGGMAAQIPIKNDTAANDKAMEGVRADKLREVRAGHDGTWVAHPALASIATEIFDKHMPTPNQLFVRREDVTIGQNDLLNMNVPGTITEEGIKKNLNIGLGYMEAWIRGVGCVPINYLMEDAATAEVSRSQLWQWVKHGVNTAEGKRVDKSYALKLLKEVADQLAASAPKGNKYHLAAQYFSSQVTGEDYADFLTTLLYNEITQAGPPSPASKL, from the exons atggcttccaTCGATTCTGTCCTTCAGGGCGTTTCCGTTTCTGGCAAGGTTGACGACATCCACCGCAAGATCCTCACACCCGAGGCCCTCGCCTTTCTTGCACTGCTGCACCGTTCTTTTAATGAGCGACGcaagaatctccttgagcGCCGCAAGGCTCGCCAGGCCGAGCTTGATCGAGGAGTTCTCCCTGACTTTCTTCCTGAGACTAAGCACATTCGCGAGAACCCTACATGGAAGGGTGCCCCTCCCGCCCCGGGCCTGGTGGACCGTCGTGTCGAGATCACCGGCCCCACAGACCGGAAGATGGTTGTCAACGCACTAAACGCCAACGTCTACACTTACATGGctgactttgagg ACTCCAGTGCCCCAACTTGGGACAATATGATTAATGGACAGGTCAACCTGTACGACGCCAACCGTCGTCAGGTCGACTTCAAGCAGGGACAGAAGGAATACAAGCTTCGCACCGACCGCAAGCTTCCTACTCTCATTGTCCGTCCTCGTGGCTGGCAcctggaggagaagcatgTCACAGTTGATGGCGAGCCTATCTCTGGTTCCCTCTTCGACTTTGGTCTTTACTTCTTCCACAATGCCTTTGAGACGCAACGCCAGGGTTTCGGTCCTTACTTCTACCTCCCAAAGATGGAGAGCCATCTTGAGGCTCGCCTTTGGAACGATGCCTTCAACCTTGCTCAAGACTACATCGGTATGCCCAGAGGCACCATCCGAGGTACTGTTCTGATTGAGACCATTCTTGCCGCTTTCGAGATGGACGAGATCATTTATGAGCTTCGTGACCATAGCTCTGGTCTCAACTGCGGTCGATGGGACTACATCTTCAGCGTCATCAAGAAGTTCCGCAACAACCCCAACTTTGTCCTGCCAGACCGTTCGGCGGTCACCATGACTGTTCCCTTCATGGAATCATATGTTAAACTTCTGATCCAGACATGCCATAAGCGTGGTGTTCACGCCATGGGTGGTATGGCTGCACAGATCCCCATCAAGAATGATACTGCTGCCAACGACAAGGCTATGGAGGGCGTTCGCGCCGACAAGCTCCGTGAAGTCCGTGCTGGACACGACGGCACTTGGGTTGCCCACCCTGCTCTTGCAAGCATCGCGACCGAGATCTTTGACAAGCACATGCCAACTCCCAACCAGCTTTttgtgagaagagaggacGTTACCATTGGTCAGAACGATCTACTCAACATGAACGTCCCCGGTACTATCACGGAAGAGGgaatcaagaagaaccttAATATTGGTCTCGGTTATATGGAGGCATGGATCCGTGGAGTGGGTTGTGTCCCTATCAACTACCTCATGGAGGATGCTGCCACCGCCGAGGTCTCTCGAAGTCAGCTATGGCAATGGGTCAAACATGGTGTTAACACTGCTGAGGGCAAGCGTGTTGATAAGTCGTATGCtttgaagcttctcaaggaggttgctgaCCAGCTCGCTGCGTCTGCCCCCAAGGGTAACAAGTACCACCTTGCTGCTCAATACTTCTCTAGTCAGGTCACTGGCGAGGATTATGCCGACTTCCTCACAAC TCTTCTTTACAATGAAATCACTCAGGCCGGACCTCCTAGCCCTGCTTCTAAGCTATAA
- a CDS encoding CAMK/CAMKL/GIN4 protein kinase (At least one base has a quality score < 10), whose product MKGRLSEEVSIFFFRQIISAISYCHSFNICHRDLKPENILISADLQIKIADFGMAALHQTDTHQLATACGSPHYAAPELLKNRQYRGDRADIWSMGVILFAMLSATLPFDDPDLRVMMARTKKGQYEMPSFLSPEAEDLIRRMLQVNPDRRITLKDIWRHPLIRKYAYLDNLCDINSQPPDIRKGFQYTPVPTKDVDPQLVRQLRSMWHMFSENDLKLKLTCDEPNDQKAFYWLLHHYREQQLEDFKPELAHSTSDYHHMKPGTWKKRVSTCEFAQPSGNGHGRSISRFTVISNATEPELAMNQELFQTERAIRSRDSHKGQSLVSVHRYSYAENGSYTGQPKRLRSGSGARRGRGTSNRNSTTGRLQSSRGSLSSMHSSRQGTPHARSLRHRRGVDFTHVRKRSTSSSNRNRSGSMPPYVTEQGSTYQIEMIRSHTPELPSLPSGMLPKVADGQDPQKRSSGQALRIALGSRYASEIFKEELRHFSSNIAKDCDEAFKSSLIEEDSIAGSLTEPDRTQYESTPFSFTIDAPEDSAPDVLELSIKSYSNRPLPPLPTPTPSYNGHSLAPTPTGSRPVTRESYSEELSSEQVEVAQPVLLTRHTERRVVSAPTYTQKHKRSAALPSINEAGAAASDKARIVSAPPHTPTKKGIDRIRGIEYLSQVENSIRVVHSPGDESPVKIPEPLNVRKKIPEPEQRNSAPAAQLRELDSASQRSVDGGTTATTLSLEPPSQDAQAARKKKLSWFKRSSKVESESSRESVEWQDCTSYLTSSDGKRSDSTSTEAPTKKKTFHFSFWKSNKQRDSVMSIARPEQKEERPSLEINTMGKTHVTAKASQSKWHESGSGPVRNIEVKQNWLARLFRVKPATDHICMTISRRRARQEVTILLREWRKYGIRDIQVDKQRNIVFARIAAKNFLNLKEVSFAAEVVTVIEHGKKQPLSIIRFTQERGAASSFHRVVDTMNMIFDARALVVADRNKRKMMIKTLNS is encoded by the exons atgaagGGTCGGCTGAGCGAGGAAgtttcgatcttcttcttccgacAGATCATCAGCGCCATCTCGTACTGCCATtccttcaacatctgccATCGAGACCTAAAGCCTGAGAACATCTTAATCAGTGCTGATCTCCAGATCAAAATTGCTGATTTTGGCATGGCTGCTCTCCATCAGACTGACACACACCAACTTGCTACTGCTTGTGGCAGTCCTCACTATGCGGCACCggagctcctcaagaacagACAATACAGGGGCGATAGAGCAGATATTTGGAGCATGGGTGTTATCCTATTCGCAATGCTTTCAGCCACTCTTCCATTCGATGACCCTGATCTTCGTGTGATGATGGCTCGAACGAAGAAGGGACAGTACGAGATGCCAAGTTTCCTCAGcccagaagctgaggatctgATCAGGCGAATGTTACAGGTCAACCCCGATAGACGCATCACCCTCAAGGACATATGGCGTCATCCTCTGATTCGGAAGTATGCATATCTGGATAACCTTTGTgacatcaacagccagccGCCTGATATACGCAAAGGCTTCCAGTATACCCCAGTACCTACAAAGGATGTTGATCCGCAATTAGTTCGACAATTGCGATCTATGTGGCACATGTTTAGTGAAAATGACTTAAAGCTCAAGCTTACATGTGACGA ACCCAATGATCAAAAGGCTTTCTATTGGTTGTTACACCACTACCGCGAGCAGCAACTGGAAGACTTTAAGCCTGAGCTCGCCCACTCCACAAGTGACTATCACCACATGAAGCCCGGCACATGGAAGAAACGCGTATCGACATGCGAATTTGCACAGCCGAGCGGCAACGGTCACGGGCGTTCCATATCACGGTTCACTGTGATTTCGAATGCCACTGAACCAGAGCTAGCAATGAACCAGGAACTATTCCAGACAGAACGTGCGATACGCTCTCGTGATTCCCACAAAGGACAATCGCTAGTCAGTGTCCACCGTTACTCTTACGCAGAGAATGGTTCCTATACTGGGCAGCCCAAAAGGCTTCGAAGCGGCTCAGGTGCACGTCGCGGACGCGGAACCTCTAACCGCAATTCTACCACAGGGCGTCTTCAATCGTCTCGAGGGTCGCTCTCTTCGATGCACAGCAGTCGGCAAGGTACACCTCATGCGAGAAGTTTGCGACACAGACGCGGAGTTGACTTCACACATGTCCGGAAGCGATCGACATCATCCTCCAATCGCAATAGGAGTGGTTCAATGCCTCCTTATGTTACGGAGCAAGGTTCTACATATCAGATCGAAATGATTCGATCTCACACGCCAGAACTCCCAAGCCTACCTAGTGGCATGCTTCCAAAAGTGGCGGATGGACAGGACCCTCAAAAACGCTCTTCGGGGCAAGCGTTGCGAATCGCGCTTGGATCCCGATACGCCTCCGAAATCTTCAAAGAGGAACTGCGTCATTTTAGCAGCAATATTGCCAAGGACTGTGACGAAGCGTTTAAAAGTTCATTGATAGAAGAGGACTCCATCGCTGGCTCGCTGACTGAACCAGACCGCACCCAGTACGAATCTACACCGTTTTCCTTCACCATCGACGCGCCTGAGGATTCGGCCCCAGATGTTCTCGAGCTTTCGATTAAGTCCTACAGCAACCGGCCTCTTCCACCTCTGCCGACTCCGACGCCAAGCTACAATGGTCATTCGTTGGCACCAACACCCACTGGTTCCAGACCGGTAACTCGGGAATCTTATTCTGAAGAGTTGAGCTCAGAGCAGGTCGAGGTGGCCCAGCCAGTTCTGCTTACTAGACACACTGAGCGCCGGGTTGTCTCAGCTCCGACTTATACTCAAAAGCACAAAAGAAGTGCTGCGCTGCCATCCATTAATGAAGCTGGAGCAGCGGCCAGCGACAAGGCTCGTATCGTGTCAGCGCCTCCGCATACGCCAACAAAGAAAGGGATTGATAGAATCCGTGGCATCGAATACTTAAGCCAAGTCGAAAACAGCATTCGTGTGGTCCATTCTCCAGGTGACGAGAGCCCCGTGAAGATTCCCGAGCCACTCAACGTACGGAAGAAGATCCCTGAACCTGAACAACGAAACTCGGCCCCTGCTGCACAACTTCGAGAGTTGGACTCGGCGTCGCAACGCAGTGTGGATGGCGGCACCACGGCCACAACACTCTCGCTGGAGCCCCCTTCCCAAGATGCCCAGGCggcaaggaagaaaaagttGTCTTGGTTCAAACGATCGTCGAAAGTTGAGTCAGAATCCAGTCGGGAGTCCGTCGAGTGGCAAGATTGCACTTCGTACTTGACTTCTAGTGATGGGAAGCGAAGCGATTCAACGTCAACAGAGGCTCCAACTAAGAAGAAGACTTTCCACTTTTCTTTCTGGAAGAGCAACAAACAAAGAGACTCTGTTATGTCAATTGCCA GACCTGAGCAGAAAGAAGAGCGGCCTTCACTGgagatcaacaccatggGCAAGACACATGTTACCGCCAAGGCATCTCAGTCCAAATGGCACGAGTCTGGCTCCGGCCCGGTGCGCAACATTGAGGTCAAACAAAATTGGCTCGCACGCCTGTTCAGAGTCAAACCAGCAACAGACCACATATGCATGACGATTTCGAGGAGACGAGCACGCCAGGAGGTTACCATCCTCCTGCGAGAGTGGCGCAAGTATGGCATCCGAGACATTCAGGTGGACAAACAAAGGAACATTGTCTTTGCACGGATTGCAGCTAAGAACT TTTTGAACCTGAAAGAAGTATCCTTTGCCGCAGAGGTCGTCACAGTGATCGAGCATGGTAAGAAACAGCCACTCAGCATCATTCGGTTCACGCAGGAGCGAGGAGCAGCCAGCAGCTTCCACAGAGTAGTCGACACAATGAACATGATCTTCGACGCAAGAGCTTTGGTGGTAGCCGACAGGAACAAGCGAAAAATGATGATCAAGACACTCAACTCGTAA
- a CDS encoding CAMK/CAMKL/GIN4 protein kinase (At least one base has a quality score < 10): MADTMVATVRSPLSEASNRINSNYPTQESQRHKPRYDRPNSLVVNNTGRTNHGHPTAYFSGRAPTQQQPTVSAPQEQATLKPPSDMDDERRHSAASYDSSGSGRSKKNYKTHIGPWQLGRTLGKGSSARVRLCRHTGTNQLAAVKIVNRRMAYLVQDSSLAALSKWDNNLPDQIDGEMRVPMAIEREVAILKLIEHPNIMKLYDIWENRSEVYLILEYIDQGDLFTFINMKGRLSEEVSIFFFRQIISAISYCHSFNICHRDLKPENILISADLQIKIADFGMAALHQTDTHQLATACGSPHYAAPELLKNRQYRGDRADIWSMGVILFAMLSATLPFDDPDLRVMMARTKKGQYEMPSFLSPEAEDLIRRMLQVNPDRRITLKDIWRHPLIRKYAYLDNLCDINSQPPDIRKGFQYTPVPTKDVDPQLVRQLRSMWHMFSENDLKLKLTCDEPNDQKAFYWLLHHYREQQLEDFKPELAHSTSDYHHMKPGTWKKRVSTCEFAQPSGNGHGRSISRFTVISNATEPELAMNQELFQTERAIRSRDSHKGQSLVSVHRYSYAENGSYTGQPKRLRSGSGARRGRGTSNRNSTTGRLQSSRGSLSSMHSSRQGTPHARSLRHRRGVDFTHVRKRSTSSSNRNRSGSMPPYVTEQGSTYQIEMIRSHTPELPSLPSGMLPKVADGQDPQKRSSGQALRIALGSRYASEIFKEELRHFSSNIAKDCDEAFKSSLIEEDSIAGSLTEPDRTQYESTPFSFTIDAPEDSAPDVLELSIKSYSNRPLPPLPTPTPSYNGHSLAPTPTGSRPVTRESYSEELSSEQVEVAQPVLLTRHTERRVVSAPTYTQKHKRSAALPSINEAGAAASDKARIVSAPPHTPTKKGIDRIRGIEYLSQVENSIRVVHSPGDESPVKIPEPLNVRKKIPEPEQRNSAPAAQLRELDSASQRSVDGGTTATTLSLEPPSQDAQAARKKKLSWFKRSSKVESESSRESVEWQDCTSYLTSSDGKRSDSTSTEAPTKKKTFHFSFWKSNKQRDSVMSIARPEQKEERPSLEINTMGKTHVTAKASQSKWHESGSGPVRNIEVKQNWLARLFRVKPATDHICMTISRRRARQEVTILLREWRKYGIRDIQVDKQRNIVFARIAAKNFLNLKEVSFAAEVVTVIEHGKKQPLSIIRFTQERGAASSFHRVVDTMNMIFDARALVVADRNKRKMMIKTLNS, encoded by the exons ATGGCCGATACTATGGTGGCAACCGTTCGCTCACCACTATCAGAAGCATCGAATCGAATCAACTCGAATTATCCTACTCAAGAAAGTCAGCGCCACAAGCCGCGTTATGACCGCCCTAACTCGTTGGTTGTCAACAACACCGGACGCACAAACCATGGGCATCCGACGGCATACTTTTCTGGCCGAGCTCCTACTCAACAGCAGCCTACAGTCTCAGCACCTCAAGAGCAAGCTACTTTAAAGCCTCCCAGTGATATGGACGATGAACGTCGACATTCGGCGGCATCTTACGATTCTTCAGGAAGTGGccgcagcaagaagaactACAAGACGCATATAGGGCCGTGGCAGCTAGGCAGGACCCTTGGCAAAGGCTCATCTGCGCGCGTAAGACTATGTCGCCACACAGGTACAAATCAGCTGGCTGCCGTCAAAATTGTCAACAGACGGATGGCGTATCTTGTCCAAGATAGTAGTTTGGCTGCTCTTAGCAAGTGGGACAATAATCTCCCAGATCAGATCGATGGCGAGATGCGTGTTCCCATGGCTATTGAGCGAGAAGTGGCAATTTTGAAGCTCATCGAACATCCGAACATCATGAAATTATATGATATTTGGGAGAACCGCTCAGAGGT CTACTTAATACTTGAATATATCGACCAAGGTGACTTgttcaccttcatcaacatgaagGGTCGGCTGAGCGAGGAAgtttcgatcttcttcttccgacAGATCATCAGCGCCATCTCGTACTGCCATtccttcaacatctgccATCGAGACCTAAAGCCTGAGAACATCTTAATCAGTGCTGATCTCCAGATCAAAATTGCTGATTTTGGCATGGCTGCTCTCCATCAGACTGACACACACCAACTTGCTACTGCTTGTGGCAGTCCTCACTATGCGGCACCggagctcctcaagaacagACAATACAGGGGCGATAGAGCAGATATTTGGAGCATGGGTGTTATCCTATTCGCAATGCTTTCAGCCACTCTTCCATTCGATGACCCTGATCTTCGTGTGATGATGGCTCGAACGAAGAAGGGACAGTACGAGATGCCAAGTTTCCTCAGcccagaagctgaggatctgATCAGGCGAATGTTACAGGTCAACCCCGATAGACGCATCACCCTCAAGGACATATGGCGTCATCCTCTGATTCGGAAGTATGCATATCTGGATAACCTTTGTgacatcaacagccagccGCCTGATATACGCAAAGGCTTCCAGTATACCCCAGTACCTACAAAGGATGTTGATCCGCAATTAGTTCGACAATTGCGATCTATGTGGCACATGTTTAGTGAAAATGACTTAAAGCTCAAGCTTACATGTGACGA ACCCAATGATCAAAAGGCTTTCTATTGGTTGTTACACCACTACCGCGAGCAGCAACTGGAAGACTTTAAGCCTGAGCTCGCCCACTCCACAAGTGACTATCACCACATGAAGCCCGGCACATGGAAGAAACGCGTATCGACATGCGAATTTGCACAGCCGAGCGGCAACGGTCACGGGCGTTCCATATCACGGTTCACTGTGATTTCGAATGCCACTGAACCAGAGCTAGCAATGAACCAGGAACTATTCCAGACAGAACGTGCGATACGCTCTCGTGATTCCCACAAAGGACAATCGCTAGTCAGTGTCCACCGTTACTCTTACGCAGAGAATGGTTCCTATACTGGGCAGCCCAAAAGGCTTCGAAGCGGCTCAGGTGCACGTCGCGGACGCGGAACCTCTAACCGCAATTCTACCACAGGGCGTCTTCAATCGTCTCGAGGGTCGCTCTCTTCGATGCACAGCAGTCGGCAAGGTACACCTCATGCGAGAAGTTTGCGACACAGACGCGGAGTTGACTTCACACATGTCCGGAAGCGATCGACATCATCCTCCAATCGCAATAGGAGTGGTTCAATGCCTCCTTATGTTACGGAGCAAGGTTCTACATATCAGATCGAAATGATTCGATCTCACACGCCAGAACTCCCAAGCCTACCTAGTGGCATGCTTCCAAAAGTGGCGGATGGACAGGACCCTCAAAAACGCTCTTCGGGGCAAGCGTTGCGAATCGCGCTTGGATCCCGATACGCCTCCGAAATCTTCAAAGAGGAACTGCGTCATTTTAGCAGCAATATTGCCAAGGACTGTGACGAAGCGTTTAAAAGTTCATTGATAGAAGAGGACTCCATCGCTGGCTCGCTGACTGAACCAGACCGCACCCAGTACGAATCTACACCGTTTTCCTTCACCATCGACGCGCCTGAGGATTCGGCCCCAGATGTTCTCGAGCTTTCGATTAAGTCCTACAGCAACCGGCCTCTTCCACCTCTGCCGACTCCGACGCCAAGCTACAATGGTCATTCGTTGGCACCAACACCCACTGGTTCCAGACCGGTAACTCGGGAATCTTATTCTGAAGAGTTGAGCTCAGAGCAGGTCGAGGTGGCCCAGCCAGTTCTGCTTACTAGACACACTGAGCGCCGGGTTGTCTCAGCTCCGACTTATACTCAAAAGCACAAAAGAAGTGCTGCGCTGCCATCCATTAATGAAGCTGGAGCAGCGGCCAGCGACAAGGCTCGTATCGTGTCAGCGCCTCCGCATACGCCAACAAAGAAAGGGATTGATAGAATCCGTGGCATCGAATACTTAAGCCAAGTCGAAAACAGCATTCGTGTGGTCCATTCTCCAGGTGACGAGAGCCCCGTGAAGATTCCCGAGCCACTCAACGTACGGAAGAAGATCCCTGAACCTGAACAACGAAACTCGGCCCCTGCTGCACAACTTCGAGAGTTGGACTCGGCGTCGCAACGCAGTGTGGATGGCGGCACCACGGCCACAACACTCTCGCTGGAGCCCCCTTCCCAAGATGCCCAGGCggcaaggaagaaaaagttGTCTTGGTTCAAACGATCGTCGAAAGTTGAGTCAGAATCCAGTCGGGAGTCCGTCGAGTGGCAAGATTGCACTTCGTACTTGACTTCTAGTGATGGGAAGCGAAGCGATTCAACGTCAACAGAGGCTCCAACTAAGAAGAAGACTTTCCACTTTTCTTTCTGGAAGAGCAACAAACAAAGAGACTCTGTTATGTCAATTGCCA GACCTGAGCAGAAAGAAGAGCGGCCTTCACTGgagatcaacaccatggGCAAGACACATGTTACCGCCAAGGCATCTCAGTCCAAATGGCACGAGTCTGGCTCCGGCCCGGTGCGCAACATTGAGGTCAAACAAAATTGGCTCGCACGCCTGTTCAGAGTCAAACCAGCAACAGACCACATATGCATGACGATTTCGAGGAGACGAGCACGCCAGGAGGTTACCATCCTCCTGCGAGAGTGGCGCAAGTATGGCATCCGAGACATTCAGGTGGACAAACAAAGGAACATTGTCTTTGCACGGATTGCAGCTAAGAACT TTTTGAACCTGAAAGAAGTATCCTTTGCCGCAGAGGTCGTCACAGTGATCGAGCATGGTAAGAAACAGCCACTCAGCATCATTCGGTTCACGCAGGAGCGAGGAGCAGCCAGCAGCTTCCACAGAGTAGTCGACACAATGAACATGATCTTCGACGCAAGAGCTTTGGTGGTAGCCGACAGGAACAAGCGAAAAATGATGATCAAGACACTCAACTCGTAA